In the Deltaproteobacteria bacterium genome, CACTTCATCGTGCAGTGCGGATGATAATCCATCTTGCAGCGCGCGCCGGCGCTTTTCATCGCGATTTCGAATTCGGCGTGGATCTGCGGATCTTCATCGTCGTACTCGATCTGATCGCCGCCTTCTTTGACGCTCTTATAAACGTAGGCCTTGCCGCCGGCCTTGGGTTTGTCGCTGCCCCAGCCGATGGCGAGAAAGAACACCGGCTCGGCGCTGCCGTTGAAATGTTGATGAAACCACATTTCCGGCGGCACGAACACGCTGCCCGGCCCCCATTCGACGCGCTCCAACGGTTTATTTTCATGCCACAAGATCGAGTAGCCGGTGCCGCGAATGATCAACACGTGGATGCCCGGGCCATGGCGGTGCGCTTTTTTATAAGCACCCACGCCCCAGTGGGAGACGTGAGACTTCACCGTCTGCTTGACCATGCGGAACACCGTGCTCCTGGCGCCGCCGCCGCGGTCGAAACCGCCGGAGTAAGTCTCGCACACGCGCACGTCGGCGACGAAGTTGGTCGCCCACTGCTGCGCCGGCGCGGCCTGCTTGAAGTAACCCTCTTCGGAGTTGTAACGGTCTTTGAAGACAAACGGATTCTCGAAGACGAATTCATAGTTGTTGAACGTGTCGATCACCCGCGGCGCGCTGGTCATGGCGATGTAGCGCGCCGAATCCAAACCGGACGCGTTATGATGTTCATGCCAAGCGTTCATCGGGATCGCGAAATAGCTGCCCTCTTGCCACTCGAAGGTCTCTTTGCGAGCAGGATCGATCCACACCGAAGTGGCGCCCTGGCCTTTGAGTATGTAAATCGTTTCTTCGAATAAATGGCGGTGCGCCTTGAGCGATTTCCCCGGCGGGATTTCGGCGATGTAGGAATCGTTGAAGCCGCCGGTGCCTTCTAAATTGAGAAACGCCGCCAAGCCGGTGCCGCTCGATTTCCAGGGCGCCAACTCGACTGCGTTGACATCCTTGATCGCCAAACCACGATAGGTCGGTAGCCCTTCGTCTTTTTTCCATTGCTCGTAGGGCGAGATGTAAGCGACCCGCTCTTTAACTTCATCTTCCGCCGTGACTGGTGTGTCTGCCATTATGGTTTCCTCCGTTTAAAATTTCCTAAAATTAAATGCCCTAAACTTCTTTGCATTCTTTGCCACTGTAACCTATCGCGATTTCAACACCTCTTCCAACACCGACTCGTCGATGAAGTCATTGG is a window encoding:
- a CDS encoding cupin domain-containing protein; its protein translation is MADTPVTAEDEVKERVAYISPYEQWKKDEGLPTYRGLAIKDVNAVELAPWKSSGTGLAAFLNLEGTGGFNDSYIAEIPPGKSLKAHRHLFEETIYILKGQGATSVWIDPARKETFEWQEGSYFAIPMNAWHEHHNASGLDSARYIAMTSAPRVIDTFNNYEFVFENPFVFKDRYNSEEGYFKQAAPAQQWATNFVADVRVCETYSGGFDRGGGARSTVFRMVKQTVKSHVSHWGVGAYKKAHRHGPGIHVLIIRGTGYSILWHENKPLERVEWGPGSVFVPPEMWFHQHFNGSAEPVFFLAIGWGSDKPKAGGKAYVYKSVKEGGDQIEYDDEDPQIHAEFEIAMKSAGARCKMDYHPHCTMK